The sequence below is a genomic window from Mesotoga infera.
GCGTAGAAGTGATCGTACTTAACTCCGACTATGATACAGAGAAAGAGATTACGAATATCAACACTCTGGTAAACATGGGTGTTGACGGTATGTGTGTCTTCTCTTTCAACCCTAATGGTGCTTTCATTGCCGCAAGAGAAGCCGCGAAGGCAGGGATACCTCTAGTTGTAACAGACAACGTTGGTCAGGTCCTCCAGTCAGACGACGATATAGTTGCATGTATTGACTTTGACTGGGAAGGTATGGGAGAAAACATCGCCAACTACATCGCAGACAAATATCCGGGCGAAAATATTGCTTGCATCATGGGACTTTTCGAGCACGTTCCCGTTCAGATGTTCAGAAACACTTTCGAACCGAAAGTTGAAGAACTGGGAAAGAACGAGATCGTTGCAATCAGAGATGGCCAGTATACTCCTACTGTTGCCGTCGATCAAGCTCAGGATTTGATCGAGTCCGGTTACGAATTCTCCAACCTTTTCATCTTCAACGAGGAAATGGCAGCGGCGGTTGTCAGAATGTTGAAGACAAGAGGTCTGCTAAACAACCCGATCAGGGTAATCACAACAAACGGTGCACCCTACGGAATTGAGCTTATCAAAGAAGGAAGCATCGATTACTCGATCTCGACTTCACCCGGTTGGGAAGGATTCGTATCTTTCCTTGCGCTCCATGCTTACACTCAGGAACTCATAACCGATCTGAATCAGCAGATCCTCCTGCCCAACACTCCGATCACTCCCGAAACGATAGATGACAAGACGAAAGTAGTTCCCTGGGATGTCGATCCAGTCTGGATAGATCTGACAAGAGAGTACTTCCCGCAATACAATTCGCTTTACTGATACAGAATCGAGATTCCAGGGGGGATGAGAGCAGAGCTCTTCGTCCCCCCTTTTAGATAATCTTTTGATAAGGGTGAAAAGATATGCAGAGAAATCCGATAGTCGAAATGGAGAAGGCCACGAAAATTTACGGAAACCATAAGGCTCTTAATGACGTATCATTTGAGCTTCTTCCGGGAGAGGTTCATTGCCTGGTTGGAGAGAATGGGGCCGGAAAATCCACATTGATCAAGATTCTTTCCGGAGCGATTTCACCCGAGGCCGGGCTGATAAAAATCGATGGCAAAAGAGTCGAGGGCCTAACTCCGCGCCAGTCAATAGAGATGGGTATTTCTACAATATATCAGGATGCCGAACTGGTAGACTCTCTTACCGTTTCCGATAATGTCTATCTCGGCGATGAGTTAACAGGGAGACTTCCATTTGTTGTTGACACCAAGAGACAGACGGATAAAGTGAATGAAATCATCGAGGCTCTGAAGATGCACCTCCCGACCAATGTTCTTGTTGAAGAGCTCTCGGCTTCTCAGAAGCAGATGCTGCAAATTGTCAAGGCTCTTTACAGAGACGCGAAGGTTCTGATAATGGATGAACCGACCAGCTCTTTAGGAATGGACGAAACGAAGGCTCTCATGGATATCGTAAGAAATCTGCGAGATCGCGGTATCGGCATCGTGTACATCTCTCATTACCTTGAAGAGATTTTCGAAATAGGAGACAGAGTCACCGTCCTTAAGGACGGAAGGAGCATGGGAACTTTCTCAATTGAAAACATAACCGTTGAAGAGATCATCAGGAAGATGGTGGGAAGAGATGCCTCTCTATTCTACAGGAGAAAGAAAGTTGATATTGGCGATGTTGCTCTTGAAGTTAAAAACATATCCAGCTGGGGAGTAGTCGACAGTGTTACTTTCTCAGTAAAGAGAGGCGAGGTTTTCGGAATTGGGGGACTGGTCGGATCGGGAAGAAGTGAACTGGTGAATATTCTCTTCGGAGCTGACAGGGCCGATGAAGGAGAGATACTTCTCAACGGCAAGAAATTGAAGATAAAGTCTCCGCACGATGCTGTCAGACATGGAATCGCTTTGATCACTGAGGATAGAAAGAAACTGGGCATGCTCGGAGGAAGAGATATCGTTGAGAATACGGCTCTAGTGCACAGCGAGAATTTCAAGGGCTTTCTTCTCGATCGTAAGGAAGAAGAAACACTTACC
It includes:
- a CDS encoding sugar ABC transporter ATP-binding protein — protein: MQRNPIVEMEKATKIYGNHKALNDVSFELLPGEVHCLVGENGAGKSTLIKILSGAISPEAGLIKIDGKRVEGLTPRQSIEMGISTIYQDAELVDSLTVSDNVYLGDELTGRLPFVVDTKRQTDKVNEIIEALKMHLPTNVLVEELSASQKQMLQIVKALYRDAKVLIMDEPTSSLGMDETKALMDIVRNLRDRGIGIVYISHYLEEIFEIGDRVTVLKDGRSMGTFSIENITVEEIIRKMVGRDASLFYRRKKVDIGDVALEVKNISSWGVVDSVTFSVKRGEVFGIGGLVGSGRSELVNILFGADRADEGEILLNGKKLKIKSPHDAVRHGIALITEDRKKLGMLGGRDIVENTALVHSENFKGFLLDRKEEETLTDDIVNKLSVAAQDKSQKIEELSGGNQQKVIIGRWLIDDSDVYIFDEPTKGVDIGAREQIYELIIELAERGKCIIMISSDMPELLSMSDRIGVMRNGRLVDIVQNKDIEEEDMIKRFIGV
- a CDS encoding sugar ABC transporter substrate-binding protein, coding for MRHVRRSVMLLLLLAVILGGEALLAGLTYGYVTPGPDTWYRKDVEGFEYAASLVGVEVIVLNSDYDTEKEITNINTLVNMGVDGMCVFSFNPNGAFIAAREAAKAGIPLVVTDNVGQVLQSDDDIVACIDFDWEGMGENIANYIADKYPGENIACIMGLFEHVPVQMFRNTFEPKVEELGKNEIVAIRDGQYTPTVAVDQAQDLIESGYEFSNLFIFNEEMAAAVVRMLKTRGLLNNPIRVITTNGAPYGIELIKEGSIDYSISTSPGWEGFVSFLALHAYTQELITDLNQQILLPNTPITPETIDDKTKVVPWDVDPVWIDLTREYFPQYNSLY